The following proteins come from a genomic window of Flavobacteriaceae bacterium MAR_2010_188:
- a CDS encoding Glycosyltransferase, catalytic subunit of cellulose synthase and poly-beta-1,6-N-acetylglucosamine synthase yields the protein MILSSIILIIYSIALLLIFLYALAQLNLLFNYLSARKNKIDDPQYDFSDEDEIPLVTIQLPVYNEFYVMKRLLENISLMDYPKDKLEIQVLDDSTDESLEETKLKIEKLKETGLDIQHLVRSKREGFKAGALKDGLKTAKGEYIAIFDSDFMPKKDWLRKTIPFFKNPEIGVVQTRWSHLNRKYSLLTRVQAFALDAHFTLEQTGRNIKGHFINFNGTAGVWRKECILDAGNWQGDTLTEDLDLSYRAQLKEWKFKYLEDVETPAELPVVMSAAKSQQFRWNKGGAENFKKMLGSIIKSKSMPLKSKVHGILHLLNSTMFLNILIVAVLSIPILYIKHEYDSLSNYFYVLSFFVLSTLIFFVCYWFVYKKMYGGGFNKFLEYIGMFVTFFSIAMGFSLHNSLAVIEGHLGKKSEFIRTPKFNISSLKDSYKGNKYLKKKLSANIVIEGLLMIYFAFGLYSAFVVGNNGDFGMFPFHLMLFLGFGYVFFKSITSRA from the coding sequence ATGATTCTTTCTAGCATCATCCTTATTATCTATTCAATAGCACTGCTATTGATTTTCTTATATGCCTTGGCGCAGCTCAACCTTCTTTTCAATTATTTATCTGCACGAAAAAACAAGATTGATGATCCTCAATACGATTTTAGCGATGAGGATGAAATTCCTTTGGTAACGATTCAACTTCCTGTTTATAACGAGTTTTACGTGATGAAGCGTCTTCTGGAAAATATTTCGTTAATGGATTATCCAAAGGATAAATTAGAAATTCAGGTTTTAGATGATTCTACAGATGAATCCTTGGAAGAGACAAAACTTAAAATTGAAAAGCTAAAGGAAACCGGTTTAGATATTCAACACCTCGTTAGAAGTAAACGTGAAGGTTTTAAGGCCGGAGCTTTAAAAGATGGTCTTAAAACTGCAAAAGGGGAATATATTGCTATTTTTGATTCGGACTTTATGCCGAAAAAAGATTGGTTAAGAAAGACCATTCCTTTTTTTAAAAATCCAGAAATTGGCGTAGTTCAGACCCGTTGGTCCCACCTTAATCGAAAATATTCCTTACTTACAAGAGTACAAGCCTTTGCTTTAGATGCTCATTTTACCTTAGAACAGACAGGAAGAAATATAAAAGGACATTTCATCAACTTTAATGGCACTGCAGGTGTCTGGCGCAAAGAATGCATTTTGGACGCGGGCAATTGGCAAGGGGACACCTTAACAGAAGATTTAGACCTCAGCTACCGCGCCCAACTAAAAGAATGGAAATTTAAATATCTTGAAGATGTTGAAACTCCAGCCGAACTCCCGGTAGTAATGAGTGCTGCAAAATCGCAGCAATTTCGTTGGAATAAAGGTGGCGCAGAGAATTTTAAAAAAATGCTGGGGTCAATTATCAAGAGTAAAAGTATGCCGCTAAAATCTAAAGTTCATGGGATTTTGCATCTTCTTAATAGCACCATGTTCTTAAATATCCTAATTGTTGCGGTACTGAGCATTCCTATTTTATATATTAAACATGAATATGATTCATTGTCCAATTATTTCTACGTGCTGAGCTTCTTTGTTTTAAGTACCCTCATCTTTTTTGTTTGCTATTGGTTTGTATACAAAAAAATGTATGGCGGCGGTTTCAATAAATTCCTGGAATATATTGGGATGTTCGTTACTTTCTTTTCCATTGCAATGGGATTCTCTTTACACAATTCCTTAGCGGTAATCGAAGGCCATTTAGGCAAAAAAAGTGAATTTATCAGGACCCCAAAATTCAATATTAGCTCCCTTAAAGATTCCTATAAGGGAAACAAATATTTAAAAAAGAAGCTCTCAGCAAATATTGTTATCGAAGGTTTATTGATGATTTACTTTGCCTTTGGATTATATAGCGCATTTGTAGTGGGCAATAACGGCGATTTTGGGATGTTTCCATTTCATTTAATGCTGTTCTTAGGATTTGGTTATGTCTTTTTTAAATCTATTACGTCCAGGGCATAG
- a CDS encoding Glycosyltransferase involved in cell wall bisynthesis, with product MPVLIQNMPIINVIIPAFNEADSIAKVVADIPSFVEEIIVVNNNSNDNTEIVAKQAGATVLNESKKGYGYACLMGMDYVSGKETKPDIIVFLDGDYSDYPEELSKLIEPITTNNIDFVIGSRVKRLREQSSMTFPQRFGNWLATTLMTLFFNSRFTDLGPFRAIKYEKLLELKMQDKTYGWTVEMQLKALKKNFTYVEIPVRYRNRIGVSKVSGTVKGAIFAGVKILGWIFKYSFKK from the coding sequence ATGCCCGTGTTAATCCAAAATATGCCCATAATAAACGTTATAATTCCTGCATTTAACGAGGCCGATTCAATAGCTAAAGTTGTTGCGGACATACCGTCGTTTGTGGAGGAAATCATCGTGGTCAACAATAACTCCAACGATAATACCGAAATTGTGGCTAAGCAGGCTGGCGCTACTGTGCTCAATGAATCTAAAAAAGGTTATGGTTATGCCTGTTTAATGGGAATGGATTATGTTTCAGGTAAAGAAACTAAACCAGACATAATTGTATTCTTGGATGGTGATTACAGTGATTATCCCGAAGAACTTTCAAAATTAATCGAACCTATAACAACAAACAACATTGATTTTGTAATCGGCTCAAGAGTAAAGCGACTACGAGAACAAAGCTCTATGACATTTCCACAAAGATTTGGAAATTGGCTCGCCACAACTTTGATGACTCTATTCTTTAATTCTAGATTTACCGATCTTGGTCCTTTTAGAGCGATTAAATACGAGAAGCTTTTAGAGTTGAAAATGCAGGACAAAACTTATGGCTGGACCGTAGAAATGCAATTAAAGGCACTTAAAAAGAATTTTACCTATGTCGAAATTCCCGTGCGTTACCGAAATAGAATTGGCGTCTCTAAAGTTTCCGGTACCGTTAAAGGTGCTATCTTTGCAGGCGTTAAAATCCTGGGCTGGATTTTTAAATATAGTTTCAAGAAATGA
- a CDS encoding 4Fe-4S binding domain-containing protein translates to MSLANPEPKGISVKQKIAVTLGFLGLTILVLALANVSFPNKPVFLTLALVAISAGVIIFANDAYLSKSEGIKNDGVWFKSISARGIWGWLTGIALTAFYIILYFKAEWFGLGTDGAPNTGLVALFDPLSNLLSGSQASQWFVYGALYTVAILVFGYKFMLKYRGNKYEQIRTGSVMFFQLAFAFLIPEFMARMNSDSFSLPYYDLKNIWPLNYYNFDQYRVDQFISAGDIGLALLIFGIVSIFVITPILTYKFGKRWYCSWVCGCGGLAETAGDPFRHLSDKSLFAWKVERWVVHSVVVFVTLMTTAVIYSYLGDDASKYWLTKNIFLIGVGILLTLVFAGVMIFKREALAKDAKLGAIGYFAIIISLIAMHLLSGVNLFLFDAETLRSTYAFLIGAIFSGVIGVGFYPIFGNRVWCRFGCPMAAVLGFQQRLFSRFRITTNGGQCISCGNCSTYCEMGIDVRAYAQKGENIVRSSCVGCGICSAVCPRGVLKLENDGMKGRINSNEILLGNDVDLMDLLNQK, encoded by the coding sequence ATGTCATTGGCTAACCCAGAACCAAAAGGCATTTCGGTGAAGCAAAAAATTGCGGTCACCCTCGGATTTCTCGGTTTGACGATTTTAGTACTGGCCCTCGCAAATGTGAGCTTTCCAAATAAACCAGTTTTTTTGACACTTGCCCTGGTAGCAATCTCTGCCGGCGTTATCATTTTTGCGAATGACGCCTACCTATCCAAATCAGAGGGAATAAAGAACGACGGAGTATGGTTTAAGTCTATTTCCGCACGCGGCATTTGGGGTTGGCTTACCGGGATTGCGCTTACCGCGTTTTATATCATCCTATATTTTAAGGCCGAATGGTTTGGTCTAGGCACCGATGGCGCACCAAATACCGGACTAGTGGCTCTGTTTGACCCGCTCAGCAATCTTTTAAGTGGCAGCCAGGCAAGCCAATGGTTTGTTTATGGCGCGCTCTATACGGTGGCTATATTGGTTTTCGGGTATAAATTTATGTTGAAGTACCGTGGCAATAAGTATGAACAGATTCGCACCGGGTCGGTCATGTTCTTTCAATTGGCCTTTGCGTTTCTAATTCCAGAGTTTATGGCGCGAATGAATTCTGATTCCTTTAGCCTCCCTTATTATGATTTAAAAAATATCTGGCCGCTCAACTATTATAATTTTGACCAATATAGAGTAGACCAATTTATCAGCGCAGGTGATATCGGCTTAGCATTATTGATATTTGGAATCGTTTCTATTTTCGTTATTACTCCTATTCTTACTTATAAATTCGGCAAACGCTGGTATTGCTCATGGGTTTGCGGTTGCGGCGGATTGGCAGAAACCGCTGGTGACCCCTTTAGACATCTAAGCGATAAAAGTCTATTTGCCTGGAAGGTTGAAAGGTGGGTGGTGCACAGTGTAGTGGTATTTGTAACTCTAATGACTACTGCAGTGATTTATTCGTATTTGGGTGATGATGCTTCAAAGTATTGGTTGACCAAAAATATTTTTCTTATAGGAGTTGGGATTCTACTCACCCTAGTATTTGCCGGCGTCATGATTTTTAAACGTGAAGCTCTGGCAAAAGATGCAAAATTGGGAGCTATCGGATATTTTGCCATCATTATATCATTAATTGCCATGCACCTTTTAAGTGGTGTTAATCTATTTTTATTTGACGCCGAAACCTTGCGTTCTACTTATGCCTTTTTAATCGGAGCAATTTTTTCAGGTGTAATCGGAGTTGGATTTTATCCAATCTTCGGCAATCGGGTTTGGTGCAGATTCGGATGTCCCATGGCCGCAGTTTTAGGTTTTCAACAGAGACTTTTTTCAAGATTTAGGATCACGACCAATGGCGGACAATGTATTTCATGCGGAAACTGTTCCACCTATTGCGAAATGGGAATTGATGTTAGAGCCTATGCCCAAAAGGGCGAAAACATTGTGCGTAGCAGTTGCGTCGGATGCGGAATATGTTCTGCCGTTTGTCCGAGAGGCGTTCTTAAATTAGAAAATGATGGCATGAAGGGACGTATCAATAGCAACGAAATATTATTAGGCAATGATGTTGACCTGATGGACCTTTTAAATCAGAAATAA
- a CDS encoding Pyridine nucleotide-disulphide oxidoreductase yields MEHIAILGNGISGVTAARHIRKISDHKITIISAESEHFFSRTALMYVYMGHMKFEHTKPYEDWFWKKNNIDLKHGFVTKIDTENSTLHFDGDEKLKYHKLIIATGSVSNKFGWKGEDLKGVQGLYSKQDLEMLEVFAPDNQTCKRAVIVGGGLIGIELAEMLSTRNIPATFLVRESNFWGNVLPKEDSEMLNRQIKSHHIDLRLNSNLDVINSDDNGKVKSITIKESGEEIACDFVGLTAGVKPNISVVKNSAINTKKGVLVNRFLETNIENVYAIGDCAEQQEPTGERRPIEAVWYTGRMMGEVVAQTICGNKIPYNPGHWFNSAKFFDIEYQTYGWVYSRPKDGNSHFNWKHKDDRKSITIEFESSTGIFKGINTFGIRMKHEVFDRWLTEKKTLEYVIENLKTANFDPEFYQHFEDEIQTEFKNKSLISLQNA; encoded by the coding sequence ATGGAGCATATTGCCATTCTCGGTAACGGTATTTCTGGTGTTACTGCCGCTAGGCATATCAGGAAAATATCAGACCATAAAATCACAATCATTTCAGCCGAAAGCGAACATTTTTTTTCTCGTACGGCCTTGATGTACGTATATATGGGCCATATGAAATTTGAACACACCAAACCTTACGAGGATTGGTTTTGGAAGAAAAATAACATCGATTTAAAACATGGATTCGTAACAAAAATAGATACTGAAAATAGCACCCTGCATTTTGATGGTGATGAAAAATTGAAGTATCATAAATTGATTATCGCCACCGGAAGCGTTTCAAATAAATTTGGCTGGAAAGGTGAAGATTTAAAAGGAGTTCAAGGACTTTACAGCAAGCAAGATTTAGAAATGCTAGAAGTTTTTGCTCCAGACAATCAAACATGTAAAAGAGCAGTGATCGTTGGTGGCGGATTAATTGGGATAGAACTTGCCGAAATGTTGAGCACCCGAAATATCCCGGCAACCTTTCTAGTCCGCGAATCTAATTTTTGGGGAAATGTTTTGCCCAAGGAAGATAGCGAAATGCTTAATCGGCAAATAAAAAGTCACCATATCGATTTGCGTCTGAACAGTAATCTGGATGTAATTAATTCAGATGATAATGGAAAGGTAAAATCCATAACCATTAAAGAATCAGGTGAAGAAATTGCTTGTGACTTTGTTGGCCTCACTGCAGGAGTAAAACCAAATATTTCTGTGGTGAAGAATTCTGCCATAAATACAAAAAAAGGCGTTCTAGTAAATCGCTTTTTAGAAACCAATATTGAAAATGTTTACGCCATTGGCGATTGTGCCGAGCAACAAGAGCCAACAGGAGAGCGCCGACCCATTGAAGCAGTTTGGTATACCGGAAGGATGATGGGCGAAGTCGTTGCCCAAACAATTTGCGGAAATAAAATACCGTATAATCCAGGACATTGGTTTAATTCTGCCAAATTTTTTGATATTGAATACCAGACCTATGGTTGGGTGTATTCAAGACCGAAAGATGGCAATTCGCATTTTAATTGGAAACATAAAGATGACCGAAAATCCATTACCATAGAATTTGAAAGCTCCACCGGTATTTTTAAAGGAATTAACACCTTCGGAATTAGGATGAAGCACGAAGTTTTTGACCGTTGGTTAACCGAGAAAAAGACTTTGGAATATGTGATAGAAAATTTAAAGACGGCCAATTTTGACCCAGAGTTTTATCAACATTTTGAAGATGAAATACAAACCGAATTTAAAAATAAAAGTCTCATATCATTACAAAATGCGTAG